TCTACGGCACACAGCTCAGCGCCATCACGTTTCTCGCCATTCCAGCGAAAGCGTACGCGGAAGACTGGGTATTCTTGCTGGCCAACCTGTGCATCCTCGCCATCGCGCCAGTGGTCGTGTTCTTCTATTTGCCCTTCTTCCGCGGGCTGCAGATCACGACCGCGTATGAGTACCTCGAGCGGCGCTTCGGGCTCGCGGTCCGCCTTGCCGGAAGCCTTGCCTTCATCGTCTTGCAGGCGGCTCGCATGGCGATCGTGCTCTTTCTTCCGGCGCTCGCGCTGCAGGCGGTCACCGGTCTCGACATCTACCTGTCCATCGTGTTGATGGGCCTTCTCTGCACGACGTACACGATGCAGGGAGGAATGCGAGCCGTCATCTGGACCGACGTCCTCCAGGTGGGGACCTTGCTGGGGGCGGCGATCGTGAGCCTCGCACTGGTCGTAGCGCATGTGGAAGGCGGGCTCGGTGCCGTCGCTCGGATTGCGTCGGACAATGGCAAGCTCCACATGTTCACCTGGAGCTGGAGTGCCACGATCGCGTCGGTGTGGGTGGTCGTGATTGGCAACATCTTCACGAATCTCGTGCCCTACACGGCGGACCAAGCTGTCATTCAGCGGTATTTGACCACGTCGAGCGAACGACAAGCGGCACGTGCGGTGTGGACGGCCAGCCTGCTCACGCTGCCGACGTCGGTACTCTTCTTTGGTGTAGGAACGGCGCTCTACGTCTTCTATCGGACCCACCCATCCCTGCTCCACCCCGCGGTGGCCACCGACGCCACCTTCGCCTGGTTCATTGGCCGACAGCTTCCGGTGGGCGTGTCCGGCCTCGTCGTGGCGGGCGTGTTTGCGGCGGCGATGTCCACGCTGAGCAGCGGCATCAACAGCATTACGGCGGCGTTGGTGACCGACTTCTACGGGCGCTTCCGCACGGACGCCACAGATGCGGCACGGATGCGGCTCGCGCGTCGCCTCACGATTCTGGTCGGCCTGGGAGGGACCATCAGCGCGTTGATGATGGCGACCTGGAACATCCGATCGCTGTGGGACCTATTCCTTCAGTCGATCGGGCTGCTCGGTGGCGGTCTTGCGGGTGTGTTCGCGCTCGGCATTTTCACCCGTCGGGCTCACGGCATTGGCGCGCTCGTCGGCCTTGCAGCGAGCGCCTTGCTCCTGCACTTCGTACAGCAGCATACGGCTGTGCACTTCTTCTTGTACGCCGCCATCGGAGGCACGACCTGTATGGTTGTCGGCTACATCACCAGTCTGTTCATCCCTTCACGGAGTCCCGCCCTCGACGGCCTGACGGTGTTTACGCAGAAGAGGAACCGGGTACCTTTTCGGGCGCGAAAAGGTGCCCGGTTCCTTTTCTACAGCCTCGGCCTGGCGCTCGCGAGCACAACGCTGGCCGCCTCCGATGGCGCGCCGGTAGAAACGGATGTCTATGTGGCTGGACACGACGGCTATCACACGTATCGCATTCCGTCGGTCATCGCCACACCAAAGGGGACGCTGCTGGCCTTTGCCGAAGCGCGCCGCGAAGGCCGGGGCGACGCTGGGAATATCGATCTGGTCCTCAAGCGCAGCACAGACGAGGGGAAGAGCTGGTCGGCGATGCGGGTGATTGGCGACAACGGCCCGAACACGTTCGGCAATCCCTGTCCAGTCGTCGATCGCAGCACCGGAACGATCTGGCTTCTCACCACGCAGAACCTGGGTGAAGATAGCGAACAGGAGATCATCGATCAGACCGCCGTAGCGTCCCGTACCGTGTGGATCATGAAGAGCCGAGACGATGGGCTCACCTGGTCGGCGCCATTCGAGATTACCAGGAGCGTCAAGCGTCCTGAGTGGACCTGGTACGCGACTGGCCCCGGCGTGGGTATCCAGACCAGGAGCGGGCGCCTCGTCGTCCCCGCCAACCACGCCGTGGCGGGTACGGGCGGCCATCGCTCGCACGTCTTCTTCAGCGACGACCATGGCGCCAGCTGGCAGCTTGGTGGCCACTCCGTTGCAGGTACGAACGAGAGCCAGGTCGTAGAGCTCGCCGACGGACGCTTGATGCTGAACATGCGCAACCATCCGAGCAAGCCCGCGAACTTCAGAGCTGTCGCTCTCAGCCAAGACGAAGGCCGGAGCTTCGCCGTCCCCGTCTACGACCGTACGCTCGTCGAGCCACCGGCACAGGCGAGCCTTCTGCGTCTTTCACTGACGAGCACGCACGGTCGAAACCCGTTGCTGTTCGCGAATCCGGCCAGCACGAAGCGCGAGCGAATGACCGTTAGGCTCAGTCACGACGAGGGCACTACGTGGCCGGTGTCTCGCGTCATCCACGAGGGCCCGGCGGCGTACTCGAGCCTCGTCGTCTTGTCAGACGACACGATTGGTCTACTCTACGAGCGTGGAGACAAAAATCCTTACGAGAAGCTGACCTTTGCGCGGTTCGGTCTCGGTTGGCTCACAGAATAGTGGTCAGTGGTCAGTGGCCACTGCTCTTTGACCACTGACCCCTATTCATCGAAAGATCCCATGATTCCCAGAGGCGTTCTTCCCGCTGTCGTCACGCCCTTCGATTCCAACGGGCGCTTCGCGCCGAAGCCCTTCGAGCGGCTCTTGGAGCGGCTGTATGGTGTCGGCGTGCACGGTGTGTATCTGTGCGGTACAACAGGCGAAGGCTTGTTGCAATCGCGCGAGGACCGGCAACGCGTCACCGAAGTGGCCACTGCCTGCACACCGACCGACCGCGACGTCATCGTCCATGTCGGCGCACCTTCGCTCAGCGAAACCATCGAGCTCGCGGCGCATGCCGCCCAGGTCGGCGCGCGGGCCATCAGCAGCCTTCCGCCGCTCGCCGGTCCGTTCGGATTTGCAGACGTCCGCGAGTTCTATGGCAAGCTCGCCGCCGCCAGCTCTGTTCCAGTCATCGTTTACTACTTTCCGGCGTCTTATCC
The sequence above is a segment of the Luteitalea sp. genome. Coding sequences within it:
- a CDS encoding sodium/solute symporter (Members of the Solute:Sodium Symporter (SSS), TC 2.A.21 as described in tcdb.org, catalyze solute:Na+ symport. Known solutes for members of the family include sugars, amino acids, nucleosides, inositols, vitamins, urea or anions, depending on the system.), whose product is MMRGDTVVLAGGEDRPGHRSAAVLQGRLAPTSRPFAPLDYAVLAAYFVPLLLIGRYFSTKNESTEDFFLGGRRVPWWAAGLSIYGTQLSAITFLAIPAKAYAEDWVFLLANLCILAIAPVVVFFYLPFFRGLQITTAYEYLERRFGLAVRLAGSLAFIVLQAARMAIVLFLPALALQAVTGLDIYLSIVLMGLLCTTYTMQGGMRAVIWTDVLQVGTLLGAAIVSLALVVAHVEGGLGAVARIASDNGKLHMFTWSWSATIASVWVVVIGNIFTNLVPYTADQAVIQRYLTTSSERQAARAVWTASLLTLPTSVLFFGVGTALYVFYRTHPSLLHPAVATDATFAWFIGRQLPVGVSGLVVAGVFAAAMSTLSSGINSITAALVTDFYGRFRTDATDAARMRLARRLTILVGLGGTISALMMATWNIRSLWDLFLQSIGLLGGGLAGVFALGIFTRRAHGIGALVGLAASALLLHFVQQHTAVHFFLYAAIGGTTCMVVGYITSLFIPSRSPALDGLTVFTQKRNRVPFRARKGARFLFYSLGLALASTTLAASDGAPVETDVYVAGHDGYHTYRIPSVIATPKGTLLAFAEARREGRGDAGNIDLVLKRSTDEGKSWSAMRVIGDNGPNTFGNPCPVVDRSTGTIWLLTTQNLGEDSEQEIIDQTAVASRTVWIMKSRDDGLTWSAPFEITRSVKRPEWTWYATGPGVGIQTRSGRLVVPANHAVAGTGGHRSHVFFSDDHGASWQLGGHSVAGTNESQVVELADGRLMLNMRNHPSKPANFRAVALSQDEGRSFAVPVYDRTLVEPPAQASLLRLSLTSTHGRNPLLFANPASTKRERMTVRLSHDEGTTWPVSRVIHEGPAAYSSLVVLSDDTIGLLYERGDKNPYEKLTFARFGLGWLTE